Part of the Actinomyces howellii genome, CCAGCCGACGTGAACGGGCTCAGGCACGAGGGCGATGCCGAAGCGGTCTCGCACCCCGGCCACGACGGCGTCACGCAGGGCAGCGACCTCCTGGGCCCGGGCCCCGCCGCGGTTGGTCAGGGCCAGGACGTGCTTGGTCGACAGGCTCACCCGGGACGTCGCGGACAGGGTGAAGCCCTTGGGGAAGCCGGCGTGGTCGATGAGCCAGGCGGCGGAGGTCTTGACCGGCGCGTCCTGCTCGCGCTCGGGGCGCACGGCGCCCGCGGGCCGGTTCGCCCCGGCGCGGGCGGCCACGGGGTAACGGGGGGCGTCGGCGGGAAGGGCGGCGGCCAGGGAGGCGGGCAGGACGGGGTTGGTGAAGAAGGAGCCGGCCGACCACGTGTCGTGGTCGGTGGTGTCCAGGACCATGCCCTTGGAGCGGCGAAGGTCGAGGACCGCCTCGCGCACGGCACGGGCGTCGACCCGCGTGCCGAGCTCGACGTCGAGCTCCCGGGCGAGCTGGCTGTAGGCGATCGGTGCGGACAAGGAGGCGGGTCGCACGAGGAAGGTGACCGAGAGCACGACCCACCTGCCGGTCGGGCCCCAGGTCCGACCGGCGCCGATCTCGGCGTCGCTCAGTGACCTCTTGAGGTCGGAGTCCCGGTAGCCCAGGCCCAGCTCGGACAGCGCCAGGTGGACGGTGCGGCCGGCGGCGCGGTCCCAGGCTCGCACGGAGGCCAGGAGCTGGCAGACCTCGGCGCCGTAGGCACCGATGTTCTGCACCGGAGCCGCCCCGACCGTCCCGGGGATACCGGACAGCGGGGCGAATCCCCCCCAGTGGGAGGCCACGGCCTCGCGGACGAGGTCGTCCCAGGTCGTGCCCGCGGTTGCGGTGAACTCGACGCCCCCGCAGCTGTTGTCGGCCACGAGGAGGACCTCCTGGCGGGCGTCGCGCAGGACCCGTCCGGGAAAGCCCGTGTCACTGGCCACGATGTTGGAGCCTCCGCCCACGACGAGCAGGGGCGTGCCCGAGTCGTCGGCCTGGCGGACCGCGTCGATGAGCTCGGCCTCGGTCCTGGCCTCGACGTACTCGCCCACGGGGCCGCCGACCCGCAGGGTCGTCAGCTCGGCCAGGGTCGTGGGCGCCTCCTGCGTCCCGGGCCGGTGGGCCAGCGCCTCGACCGGCGCGGGCCACGGGTCAGCTGACCGGGGCGCGGCTGAGCAGGAGGGGGGCTCGGCGCGCTCGGAGGGGCCGGAAGTGTCGGTCATGACGGGGTCTCCTGGGTCGGGGCCGCTGGCGTCCTCGGGCTGGACCGGGTCGGCCTGTGCCGGTATGTTCCGGCCCAGACTGGCCTGGCCCGGGCGGGACCGGGCGAGAAGAGGACCCCGCACGCCGGGTGCGGGGTCGGGTGATCACGCCGGGGCGATCCTCACTTCTTGTTGCGCCGCTGGTGGCGGGTCTTGCGCAGCAGCTTGCGGTGCTTCTTCTTGGCCATGCGCTTGCGGCG contains:
- a CDS encoding 30S ribosomal protein bS22: MGSVIKKRRKRMAKKKHRKLLRKTRHQRRNKK
- a CDS encoding UDP-N-acetylmuramate dehydrogenase gives rise to the protein MTDTSGPSERAEPPSCSAAPRSADPWPAPVEALAHRPGTQEAPTTLAELTTLRVGGPVGEYVEARTEAELIDAVRQADDSGTPLLVVGGGSNIVASDTGFPGRVLRDARQEVLLVADNSCGGVEFTATAGTTWDDLVREAVASHWGGFAPLSGIPGTVGAAPVQNIGAYGAEVCQLLASVRAWDRAAGRTVHLALSELGLGYRDSDLKRSLSDAEIGAGRTWGPTGRWVVLSVTFLVRPASLSAPIAYSQLARELDVELGTRVDARAVREAVLDLRRSKGMVLDTTDHDTWSAGSFFTNPVLPASLAAALPADAPRYPVAARAGANRPAGAVRPEREQDAPVKTSAAWLIDHAGFPKGFTLSATSRVSLSTKHVLALTNRGGARAQEVAALRDAVVAGVRDRFGIALVPEPVHVGW